One Melospiza melodia melodia isolate bMelMel2 chromosome 1, bMelMel2.pri, whole genome shotgun sequence genomic window carries:
- the NBEAL2 gene encoding neurobeachin-like protein 2 isoform X2 — protein MQLRAGAPGISEQQLQKDLSYLQQWLEAFVTSFERVIALPSLEPRRPEEPGSEIPALPREVLQVLSQRLGHCVALGTQGTGLGQALLLLKFFIIICRNLENIQPDRSPGCLPHVLRLLRLCGSQLRSLPGDEQSRAQLENGAQLEKGTQPVNGTQLESHGNGAQLENGAQMEKRTQLEKGTRPENGAQLESRAQLENGMLHALHLCECFLDPYQTWRRQLSGESISAKEKSKYKFAPAPLPPEFGAFFQESFQGGKQLPETIQLRIIHLFGAILSGSKPNALQAITPAALDVLLGVLQRGGGGAAASPALLEVTLRSVVAAVHVLHGSSPGAGPVSLRSLLDGFFRVLNSHLPAPPGGLIALRVLMLDAIPAMLSCQDRPVLQAVFLSNNCFEHIIRLLQNSKLYLGSSQEAGEAQDEIPTRNGDGLQQVSASSSDTIAVHALRVLTAIMSNSPSAKEVFKERIGYTHLYEVLRSQGQPTQHLLQELLNMAVEGDHSSFPVLPIRNEQPLLILLAWLPALECRDLQQFLSAWLRRLCEASLPSRLTCVKAGMVGSLLAALATEPALPSACSQNLLELLRSLGSLSIRPGELRQLLRLLRRERGRGPHPYVAPVIRALSGMARGEGPPRALQSFDLSPGMAGIMVPTIQKWPGGAFAFHAWLCLSEEEPEPPARPKRRQLYSFFTAGGTGFEAFFTAGGVLVVAVCTKKDYMTVALPEVAFNDSAWHCVDIVHVAGRRPFGQNIVSIYADGQLRKTAQLRFPSLHESFTSCCIGSAGHRTTTTAAAAASHPPAPHGPELVFTQHPVLGRSQSVPATLGPHSWTPTQLPTEGVVATTAAGSQDTEWGSPTSLEGHLGSVAIFCEALQQAQVKALFCAGPNVTSPFTLEGDLVELSSKLLLYYTPQACRNNICLDLSPSHSLDGRLTGHKVVNWDIKDVVNCVGGMGVLLPLLEQVVSKTEEPEDEQETNDLVGPELTSSRNAPGMLIPLGKSSESRLERNSVAAFLLLVKNFLRNHAVNQESLVQCHGPAIIGALLHKVPGTLLDMSTLVASQILMEQVASEGSGFLLHLLYQHLLFDFRIWSNSDFAVRLGHIQYLASVVKDHKQRIRKKYGVQFILDSIRIYYGEKTAATDDIRTVQTSLFSLVKDFFCRSFSGEEMQSLLNYLAGAQDEQQVCGALEVIHSLLKGSPAQEQLFAFLFEPGHVELLFSLLVQKRFSDEVRERVFKVLYKMLKYEKVPERSKSRLKLKDIGYHGLISYLSDIPGSMLLFRCLSEQVLGADPPNYKDLVAVVYLSHRAELSIRLDICRKLFHLIYAQQDLVKQLARLAGWQDTLTKLYVKESYECRQPSLSPAGCPELLRLSEPSGTSPPPAELQELDVFLPLGYEASDQELSEGFSDLSISPSGRTKSFHSYNFKSFDSSDRASRSSSNPGDGPAFDGVYHPLSPFSTSPFDLGLDLASTSSMATAESGTQTPASGPGTPSPLESFKPFPGMRARKSSSLSNVLDESSYQDVLPSDNVSNTSNPQQTPEEELCNLLTNIIFSVTWRGVEGWDEAAWRERGQVFSVLTKLGTACELVRPPDEIKRSLLEMMLESALTDLKESGPAALPGLTHNALKLLRLLQDFLFSEGHNNQALWSEKIYEGVSSLLDKLGVWHHLANGTSELKEMAQTGLRVLVGYILLQDPQLHSLAYVKLHSLLQTTSAPRRDEACYLLGKLETPLRRSLDSRSEAFSWLVPIIRTLMDQCYETLQLQQFLPSLPPTNGSPTFYEDFQLFCTTPEWRGFIEKHVQPTMAQFEMDTFARSHDLMSNFWNACYDAMMSSSQRREQEKAASRKLFQELVLEPAAKRCKAENARHANVLKQANNQHSTVLKQWRSLCRLLTSPRSAWADRNPPEVRWKLSSAETYSRMRLKLVPNLNFDQHLEASALRDNLGADHLQNPAESLPLAMAKEAKVSELEDDQLAEEDLPVLDNQAEPKEQSQREKLVVSEDCELITTVAVVPGRLEVTTQHVYFYDGSSEKEETEGGIGYDFKRPLSHLREVHLRRYNLRRSALELFFIDQANYFLNFRKKVGTPSSPPSSLPGPRLCPSSGSSFCPLQVRNKVYSSILGLRPPNQTYFGSRSPQELLKASGLTQKWVLREISNFEYLMQLNTIAGRTYNDLSQYPVFPWILRDYVSETLDLTNPAVFRDLSKPIGVANERHARDVKEKYESFEDPTGTVDKFHYGTHYSNAAGVMHYLIRTEPFTTLHIQLQSGRFDCSDRQFHSVPAAWQARMENPVDVKELIPEFFYFPEFLENQNGFDLGCLQLSNEKVGDVVLPRWARSREDFIQQHRKALESEYVSAHLHEWIDLIFGYKQRGPAAVEALNVFYYCTYEGAVDLDAITDETQRKALEGIISNFGQTPCQLLKEPHPARLSAESAARRLATLDTRSPNVFENLGQLKSFFVEGISDGVALVQAVVPKNQAHSFITQGSPDILVTVSANGLLGTHNWLPYDKNISNYFSFTKDPTVTNAKTQRFLQGPFAPGADLSSRTLAVSPDGKLLFSGGHWDNSLRVTSLAKGKVVGHITRHIDVVTCLSLDLCGIYLISGSRDTTCMVWQVLQQGGFSSGLAPKPVQVLYGHDAEVTCVAISTELDMAVSGSKDGTIITHTVRRGLFIRSLRPPGESCPPAVLSHLAVGPEGQVVAQTSVGQPSCSKERFALHLYSVNGKLLSSVPLDREVTAVCLTEDFVVLGTLECGLEIRELQSLRAAVPPVPMRVPVRSVSVTKEKSHILVGLEDGKLIVVGAGQPAEVRPGQFHRRLWRSTRRISQVSAGETEYNPAEGRA, from the exons ATGCAGCTCCGCGCGGGCGCCCCGGGAATTTCGGaacagcagctccag AAGGACCTGTCCTAcctgcagcagtggctggaggcCTTCGTCACCAGCTTCGAGAGGGTCATCGCCCTGCCCTCGCTGGAGCCCcgcag GCCTGAGGAGCCGGGCTCCGAGATCCCGGCGCTGCCGCgggaggtgctgcaggtgctgagcCAGCGGCTGGGACACTgcgtggccctggggacacaggggacggggctgggccaggccctgctgctgctcaagTTCTTCATCATCATCTGCAG GAACCTGGAGAACATCCAGCCCGACCGGAGCCCCGGCTGCCTCCCGCACGTGCTGCGGCTGCTGCGGCTCTGCGGGAGCCAG CTGCGGAGCCTCCCGGGGGACGAGCAGAGCCGGGCACAGCTGGAAAATGGGGCACAGCTGGAAAAGGGGACACAGCCAGTAAATGGGACACAGCTGGAGAGCCATGGAAATGGGGCACAGCTGGAAAATGGGGCACAGATGGAGAAGAGGACACAGCTGGAGAAGGGAACACGGCCAGAAAATGGGGCACAGCTGGAGAGCCGGGCACAGCTGGAGAACGGGATGCTGCACGCCCTGCACCTCTGCGAGTGCTTCCTCGACCCCTACCAGACCTGGCGGCGGCAGCTGAGCGG GGAATCCATCAGTGCCAAGGAGAAGAGCAAATACAAGTTCGCCCCCGCCCCGCTGCCCCCCGAGTTCGGTGCCTTTTTCCAAG agAGTTTCCAAGGCGGGAAGCAGCTCCCAGAAACAATCCAGCTCCGGATTATCCATCTTTTTGGAGCCATCCTCTCCGGATCCAAG CCCAACGCGCTCCAGGCCATCACGCCCGCGGCTCTGGACGTTCTCCTGGGGGTTCTGCAGCGCggtggcggcggggccgcggcgtcGCCGGCGCTGCTGGAGGTGACGCTGCGCTCCGTGGTGGCGGCGGTGCACGTCCTGCACGGCTCCAGCCCCGGCGCCGGCCCCGTGTCCCTGCGGAGCCTCCTGGACGGCTTCTTCAGGGTGCTCAACTCCCACCTGCCCGCGCCGCCCGGCGGCCTCATCGCCCTGCGCGTGCTCATGCTGG aTGCCATCCCGGCCATGCTGAGCTGCCAGGACCGGCCGGTGCTCCAGGCCGTGTTCCTCAGCAACAACTGCTTCGAGCACATCATCCGCCTGCTCCAGAACAGCAAG CTCTACCTCGGCAGCTCGCAGGAGGCGGGTGAAGCCCAGGACGAGATTCCCACACGGAATGGGGATGGACTCCAGCAG GTCAGTGCCAGCAGCTCCGACACCATCGCTGTCCACGCCCTCAGGGTGCTCACGGCCATCATGAGCAACTCGCCCTCGGCCAAG GAGGTGTTCAAGGAGCGCATTGGCTACACCCACCTCTACGAGGTGCTGAGGAGCCAGGGCCAGCCCACCCAGcatctgctccaggagctcctcaACATG GCAGTGGAGGGCGAccacagctccttcccagtgcTTCCCATCCGCAACGAGCAGCCCCTGCTGATCCTGCTGGCGTGGCTGCCGGCGCTGGAGTGCCGGGATCTCCAGCAGTTCCTGTCGGCGTGGCTGCGGCGCCTCTGCGAGGCCTCCCTGCCCAGCCGCCTCACCTGCGTCAAGGCGGGCATGGTGGGCTCCCTGCTGGCCGCCCTGGCCACCGAGCCAGCTCTTCCCAGCGCCTGCTCCCAAaacctgctggagctgctgcgctccctgggcagcctctccatccggcccggggagctgcggCAGCTCCTGCGGCTGCTGCGGcgcgagcggggccgggggccgcATCCCTACGTGGCTCCGGTCATCCGGGCGCTGTCCGGCATGGCCAGGGGCGAGGGGCCTCCCCGGGCGCTGCAGAGCTTCGACCTGAGCCCCGGCATGGCTGGCATCATGGTGCCCACCATCCAGAAGTGGCCCGGCGGCGCCTTCGCCTTCCACGCCTGGCTGTGCCTGAGCGAGGAGGAGCCGGAGCCGCCAgcgaggccgaagaggaggcagcTCTACAG CTTCTTCACGGCGGGCGGGACGGGCTTCGAGGCGTTCTTCACCGCGGGCGGCGTGCTGGTGGTGGCCGTGTGCACCAAGAAGGATTACATGACAGTGGCACTGCCCGAGGTTGCCTTCAATGACTCTGCTTGG CACTGCGTTGACATTGTCCACGTTGCCGGCCGCCGGCCCTTCGGCCAGAACATCGTCAGCATCTACGCCGACGGACAGCTGCGGAAAACGGCACAGCTCCGCTTCCCCTCCCTCCACGAG TCCTTCACCTCCTGCTGCATCGGCTCTGCTGGCCACCGGACCACCACGACGGCCGCCGCCGCTGCCAGCCACCCTCCGGCACCCCACGGGCCAGAGCTGGTCTTCACCCAACACCCCGTGCTGGGGCGCTCCCAGTCCGTCCCTGCCACCCTCGGTCCCCACTCCTGGACCCCCACCCAGCTGCCCACGGAGGGGGTGGTGGCCACCACGGCAGCGGGAAGCCAGGACACGGAGTGGGGCAGCCCCACCTCGCTGGAGGGCCACCTGGGCTCCGTGGCCATCTTCTGTGAGGCTCTGCAGCAAGCCCAGGTCAAGGCTCTCTTCTGTGCAG GACCAAATGTCACATCCCCGTTCACACTGGAAGGGGACCTGGTGGAGCTCAGCAGTAAACTCTTGCTGTACTACACCCCCCAG GCCTGCAGGAACAACATCTGCCTGGACCTCTCCCCCAGCCACAGCTTGGACGGGAGGCTGACGGGACACAAGGTGGTCAACTGGGACATCAAG GACGTGGTCAACTGCGtgggtgggatgggggtgctcctgcccctgctcgaGCAGGTGGTGTCCAAGACAGAGGAGCCTGAGGATGAGCAGGAGACCAACGACCTGGTGGGGCCGGAGCTGACGTCCTCCAGGAACGCCCCGGGCATGCTCATCCCACTGGGAAAGTCCTCAG AGAGCAGGCTGGAGAGGAACAGCGTGGCCGCCTTCCTGCTGCTGGTGAAGAACTTCCTGCGGAACCACGCCGTGAACCAGGAGAGCCTGGTGCAGTGCCACGGGCCGGCCATCATCGGAGCGCTGCTGCACAAG GTCCCTGGCACGCTGCTGGACATGAGCACCCTGGTGGCCTCGCAGATCCTCATGGAGCAGGTGGCCTCCGAGGGCAGCGGGTTCCTGCTGCACCTCCTCTACCAACACCTGCTCTTTGATTTCCGCATCTGGAGCAACAGCGACTTCGCCGTGCGCTTAG GTCACATCCAGTACCTGGCCAGCGTGGTCAAGGACCACAAGCAGCGCATCCGCAAGAAGTACGGGGTGCAGTTCATCCTGGACTCCATCCGGATCTACTACGG GGAGAAGACCGCGGCCACCGATGACATCAGGACGGTGCAGACATCCCTTTTCAGCCTGGTGAAGGATttcttctgcaggagcttctccggGGAGGAGATGCAGAGCTTGCTGAACTACCTGGCAGGGGCACAGGATGAGCAGCAG GTGTGTGGGGCGCTGGAGGTGATCCACAGCCTGCTGAAGGGCTccccagcccaggagcagctcttcGCCTTCCTCTTCGAGCCGGGCCACGTGGAGCTGCTCTTCTCCCTGCTGGTGCAGAAGAGGTTCTCGGATGAAGTGAGGGAAAGGGTCTTCAAG GTCCTCTACAAGATGCTGAAGTACGAGAAGGTCCCCGAGCGCAGCAAGAGCCGCCTGAAGCTGAAGGACATCGGGTACCACGGGCTCATCTCCTACCTCAGCGACATTCCCGGCTCCATGCTGCTCTTCCGCTGCCTCTCGGAGCAGGTCCTGGGGGCAG ACCCTCCCAACTACAAGGACCTGGTGGCCGTGGTGTACCTGTCCCACCGGGCTGAGCTGAGCATCCGACTCGACATCTGCCGCAAG CTCTTCCACCTGATCTATGCGCAGCAGGACCTGGTGAAGCAGCTGGCCAGGCTGGCGGGCTGGCAGGACACGCTCACCAAGCTCTACGTGAAGGAGTCGTACGAGTGCCgccagcccagcctgagcccCGCGGGCTGCCCGGAGCTGCTGCGCCTCTCCGAGCCCTCGGGGACGAGCCCGCCACCCGCCGAGCTCCAGGAGCTCGATGTCTTCCTCCCGCTGGGATACGAGGCCTCGGACCAGGAGCTCTCTGAGGGCTTCTCTGACCTCTCCATCTCCCCGAGCGGCCGCACCAAGTCCTTCCACTCCTACAACTTCAAGTCCTTCGACTCCTCGGACCGGGCCAGCCGCTCGTCCTCCAACCCCGGCGACGGTCCCGCCTTCGACGGCGTCTACCACCCGCTGTCCCCCTTCTCCACGTCGCCCTTCGACCTGGGGCTGGACCTGGCCAGCACCAGCTCCATGGCCACGGCCGAGAGCGGCACCCAGACCCCGGCCAGTGGCCCCGGCACCCCCTCACCCCTGGAGAGCTTCAAGCCCTTCCCGGGAATGCGAGCGCGCAAGAGCTCCAGCCTGTCCAACGTCCTGGACGAGAGCAGCTACCAGGACGTGCTGCCCAGCGACAACGTCTCCAACACCAGCAACCCCCAG CAAACCCCCGAGGAGGAGCTGTGCAACCTCCTGACCAACATCATCTTCTCGGTGACGTGGCGCGGGGTGGAGGGCTGGGACGAGGCGGCCTGGAGGGAGCGGGGCCAGGTCTTCTCCGTGCTCACCAAGCTGGGCACGGCCTGCGAGCTGGTGCGGCCCCCGGACGAGATCAAGCGCAG cCTGCTGGAGATGATGCTGGAGTCGGCGCTGACCGACCTGAAGGAGTCGGGCCCGGCCGCGCTGCCCGGGCTCACCCACAACGCCCTGAAGCTGCTGCGGCTGCTCCAGGATTTCCTCTTCTCCGAGGGACACAACAACCAGGCCCTGTGGAGCGAGAAG ATCTACGAGGGGGTCAGCAGCCTGCTGGACAAGCTGGGCGTGTGGCACCACCTGGCCAACGGCACCTCGGAGCTGAAGGAGATGGCGCAGACGGGGCTGCGGGTGCTCGTGGGGTACATCCTGCTGCAGGACCCCCAG CTGCACTCCCTGGCCTACGTGAAGCTGCACAGCCTCCTGCAGACCACGTCGGCCCCGCGCAGGGACGAGGCCTGTTACCTGCTGGGCAAGCTGGAGACGCCCCTGCGGCGCTCCCTGGACTCCAGGTCGGAGGCCTTCTCCTGGCTGGTGCCCATCATCCGCACGCTGATGGATCAGTGCTACGAgaccctgcagctgcagcagttccTGCCCTCGCTGCCCCCCACCAACGGCAGCCCCACCTTCTACGAGGACTTCCAGCTCTTCTGCACCACCCCGGAGTGGCGGGGCTTCATCGAGAAGCAC GTGCAGCCCACCATGGCCCAGTTTGAGATGGACACGTTTGCCAGGAGCCACGACCTGATGTCCAATTTCTGGAACGCCTGTTACGATGCCATGATGAGCAGCTCGCAGCGCCGGGAGCAGGAGAAGGCGGCCAGCCGCAAGTTGTTCCAG gagctggtgctggagccGGCGGCCAAGCGCTGCAAGGCGGAGAACGCGCGGCACGCCAACGTCCTCAAGCAGGCCAACAACCAGCACAGCACCGTGCTCAAGCAGTGGCGCTCCTTGTGCCGCCTGCTCACCTCGCCCCGCTCCGCCTGGGCCGACCG GAACCCACCCGAGGTTCGCTGGAAGCTGTCGAGTGCCGAGACCTACTCCAGGATGAGGCTGAAGCTGGTGCCCAACCTCAATTTCGACCAACACTTGGAGGCCAGCGCCCTGCGGGACAATCTGG GAGCTGACCACCTCCAGAACCCCGCCGAGTCCCTCCCGCTCGCCatggccaaggaggccaaggtGAGCGAGCTGGAGGATGACCAGCTGGCCGAGGAGGACCTCCCTGTCCTGGACAACCA GGCTGAGCCCAAGGAGCAGAGCCAGCGGGAGAAGCTGGTGGTGTCGGAGGACTGCGAGCTCATCACGACGGTGGCCGTGGTCCCTGGGCGCCTGGAGGTGACAACCCAGCACGTTTATTTCTACGACGGCAGCAGCGAGAAGGAGGAGACGGAGGGAG GGATCGGCTACGACTTCAAGCGCCCCTTGTCCCACCTGCGCGAGGTCCACCTGCGCCGCTACAACCTGCGCCGCTCCGCCCTCGAGCTCTTCTTCATCGACCAGGCCAACTACTTCCTCAACTTCAGAAAGAAGGTGGGGACCCCCtcatcccctcccagctccctcccagggcCACGGCTCTGCCCGAGCTCCGGCAGCTCCTTCTGTCCCCTCCAGGTGAGGAACAAGGTGTATTCCAGCATCCTTGGCCTGCGGCCCCCCAACCAGACCTACTTCGGCAGCCGGTCCCCCCAGGAGCTGCTCAAAGCCTCGGGGCTCACACAG AAATGGGTCCTGCGGGAGATCTCCAACTTCGAGTACCTCATGCAGCTGAACACCATCGCAGGGCGCACCTACAACGACCTGTCCCAGTACCCCGTG TTCCCCTGGATCCTGCGGGATTATGTCTCGGAGACCCTGGACCTCACCAACCCGGCCGTGTTCCGGGACCTGTCCAAGCCCATCGGCGTGGCCAACGAGCGGCACGCCCGCGACGTCAAGGAGAA GTACGAGAGCTTTGAGGACCCCACGGGCACGGTGGACAAGTTCCACTACGGCACTCACTACTCCAACGCCGCCGGGGTCATGCACTACCTGATCCGCACCGAGCCCTTCACCACGCTCCACATCCAGCTGCAGAGCGGCAG GTTTGACTGCTCGGACCGGCAGTTCCACTCGGTGCCGGCGGCGTGGCAAGCCCGCATGGAGAACCCGGTGGATGTCAAGGAGCTCATCCCAGAGTTCTTCTACTTCCCAGAGTTCCTGGAGAACCAGAACG GCTTTGACCTGGGCTGCCTCCAGCTCTCCAATGAGAAGGTTGGGGACGTGGTGCTGCCGCGGTGGGCGCGCTCCCGCGAGGACTTCATCCAGCAGCACCGCAAAGCCCTG GAGTCGGAATATGTCTCCGCCCACCTCCACGAGTGGATCGACCTCATTTTTGGGTACAAGCAGCGCGGCCCTGCCGCCGTGGAGGCCCTCAACGTCTTCTACTACTGCACCTACGAGG GGGCTGTGGACCTGGACGCCATCACCGACGAGACGCAGCGCAAGGCTCTGGAGGGCATCATCAGCAACTTTGGGCAGACGCCTTGCCAGCTGCTCAAG GAGCCGCACCCCGCCCGACTGTCGGCGGAGAGCGCCGCCCGCAGGCTGGCCACCCTCGACACCCGCTCCCCCAACGTCTTCGAGAACCTGGGCCAGCTCAAGTCCTTCTTTGTGGAG GGCATCAGCGATGGGGTGGCCCTGGTGCAGGCCGTGGTCCCCAAGAACCAGGCACATTCCTTCATCACTCAGGGATCCCCCGACATCCTG gtCACCGTGAGTGCCAACGGCTTGTTGGGGACCCATAACTGGCTGCCCTACGACAAGAACATCTCCAACTACTTCAGCTTCACCAAAGACCCCACTGTCACCAACGCCAA GACCCAGCGGTTCCTGCAGGGCCCCTTCGCCCCCGGGGCCGACCTGAGCTCGCGCACGCTGGCCGTGTCCCCTGATGGGAAGCTGCTCTTCAGCGGGGGACACTGGGACAACAGCCTCCGTGTCACCTCGCTGGCCAAAGGCAAGGTGGTGGGGCACATCACCCGGCACATAG